A single window of Rhodamnia argentea isolate NSW1041297 chromosome 5, ASM2092103v1, whole genome shotgun sequence DNA harbors:
- the LOC115739917 gene encoding putative clathrin assembly protein At2g25430, whose product MQRRFQRFFTSLKEHGSVSYAKVATAGGFCDVNLVLVKATTPDDLPLPERYVLELLKIFSISPCSFRTFTLGFARRLANTRCWRVALKCLLLVHRLLHMLPEDSPLRSELLWARSAGFLSLNPCHFRDASSSASEDYTSFIRSYARLLDEALNVFSIETVLAEDDELPENLSDRMREVGKLLEILPQLQILIDHVVDCQPVGSVARSFIVKSAMKHIIRDSFICYTTFRRDIAVLLESLFHMPHRNCISAFGIYKKAALQAHQLTEFYDWCKGRELCGPYEYPFIDRIPQIQIRALESLLDGMWQLTDRSSSSSSPATTASPSSSVARSRSTLTEDEGKFMLRRDSTQWERFEDNDLVMKPEEEEREPLIKLEHGEKAAIGWDWEALLEASINLSPMNPQTKLRARDEANKDQSGKENEWQLQIYGNPRSLNPFY is encoded by the coding sequence ATGCAAAGGCGATTCCAGCGTTTCTTCACATCCCTAAAGGAGCACGGCAGTGTCAGCTACGCCAAGGTCGCCACGGCCGGCGGGTTCTGCGACGTCAACCTCGTGCTCGTCAAGGCGACCACCCCCGACGACCTCCCGCTCCCCGAGCGGTACGTGCTTGAGCTCCTGAAGATCTTCTCCATCTCTCCTTGCTCTTTCCGCACGTTCACCCTTGGCTTTGCCCGCCGGCTGGCAAACACGCGCTGCTGGCGCGTCGCCCTCAAGTGCTTGCTCCTTGTCCACCGTCTTCTCCATATGCTCCCCGAAGACAGCCCTTTACGGTCCGAACTGCTGTGGGCACGCTCCGCCGGATTCCTCTCTCTGAACCCGTGCCACTTTCGGGATgcctcctcctcggcctccgAGGACTACACCAGTTTCATCAGGTCCTATGCCAGGCTTCTCGACGAAGCTCTCAATGTATTCTCGATCGAAACTGTGCTCGCCGAGGATGACGAGTTGCCCGAAAACCTGTCCGATAGGATGAGGGAAGTGGGGAAGCTGCTAGAGATTCTGCCGCAGCTACAGATTCTGATTGACCACGTCGTGGACTGCCAGCCGGTCGGATCTGTAGCGAGGAGCTTCATCGTAAAATCGGCGATGAAACACATAATCCGCGACAGCTTCATTTGCTACACCACATTCAGGAGAGACATCGCGGTGTTGCTAGAGAGCCTCTTTCACATGCCACACAGGAATTGCATCTCCGCCTTTGGCATCTACAAGAAAGCGGCTCTCCAAGCCCATCAGCTTACTGAATTCTACGATTGGTGCAAGGGGCGGGAGCTCTGCGGGCCGTATGAGTACCCGTTCATTGACCGGATCCCGCAGATTCAGATCCGAGCGCTCGAGAGTCTCCTCGACGGAATGTGGCAGTTGACGGAtcggtcgtcgtcgtcgtcgtcgccagCAACAACCGCATCGCCCTCTTCATCCGTAGCACGGTCGAGGTCGACATTGACTGAAGATGAGGGCAAATTCATGCTGAGGCGAGACAGCACGCAGTGGGAGAGATTCGAGGACAATGACTTGGTGATGAaaccggaggaagaagagagggagccATTGATCAAGCTTGAACATGGCGAGAAGGCGGCCATCGGTTGGGACTGGGAGGCCCTTCTGGAGGCCTCCATCAATCTCTCCCCCATGAATCCACAGACCAAGTTGCGTGCTCGTGATGAAGCAAACAAGGATCAAAGTGGGAAAGAGAACGAGTGGCAGTTGCAGATATACGGCAACCCAAGAAGCCTCAATCCTTTCTATTGA
- the LOC115739920 gene encoding probable ascorbate-specific transmembrane electron transporter 1 → MAKNRNFQVSATPATVLAHLLAVAVATLVLVWLLKLREGVAFSSGNKQKIFNLHPLLMVIGFILIAGEAIMVHKSIPAKREALKTIHLILHLIALLLGILGITAVFKFHNERHIPNVYTLHSWLGISTISLFGLQWVFAFFSFVFPQTNSTARSSYHPWHVFVGSAVFFLAICTAEAGLVERFIFLGLQKGQEALVVNFTGLLIFLFAVCVGLSVVLPRGF, encoded by the exons ATGGCGAAGAACCGGAACTTCCAGGTATCCGCAACTCCGGCGACGGTGTTGGCGCATCTGCTGGCTGTAGCGGTGGCGACCCTCGTCCTCGTTTGGCTCCTCAAGCTCCGGGAAGGCGTGGCTTTCTCATCCGGCAACAAACAGAAGATTTTCAAC CTGCATCCGCTCCTGATGGTGATTGGATTCATTCTCATCGCAGGAGAAG CTATTATGGTGCACAAGTCGATTCCGGCGAAGAGGGAAGCGCTGAAGACGATTCACCTCATCCTGCACTTGATTGCTCTTCTGCTGGGGATTCTGGGCATCACTGCGGTCTTCAAGTTCCATAACGAGCGCCATATTCCCAACGTATACACCTTGCACTCCTGGCTCGGCATCTCCACCATCTCCTTGTTCGGTCTGCAG TGGGTGTttgctttcttctcttttgtatTCCCGCAAACGAACAGCACCGCAAGGTCCTCCTACCACCCATGGCACGTCTTCGTCGGGTCcgccgtcttcttcctcgccatCTGCACGGCCGAGGCCGGCCTGGTCGAGAGGTTCATCTTCTTAGGCCTCCAGAAGGGTCAAGAGGCGCTCGTCGTGAACTTCACCGGCCTCCTGATCTTCCTGTTCGCCGTCTGCGTCGGCCTCTCCGTCGTTCTTCCCCGCGGCTTCTAG